A genomic window from Passer domesticus isolate bPasDom1 chromosome Z, bPasDom1.hap1, whole genome shotgun sequence includes:
- the LOC135290008 gene encoding interferon-like — protein MPAPTDARPRLPHAAPPLLLLLTALATSLACQHLWTHDDAFPADALRLLQDVAASHTQPCHLQQPPFFPDTLLHNNLQPHQAAATALRILQHLFHTLSSNSTRHHWPSQPRNQLLNKLQHHIHHLEQCLPDRAMPFKAPRNPLLAINKYFRDIHLFLHAHNHSACAWDHVRLQARASLQHLHNLARTMRR, from the coding sequence ATGCCTGCGCCCACAGACGCACGGCCACGCCTGCCGCAcgccgccccgccgctcctgctcctcctcaccgctctggccaccagcctggcctgccaACACCTCTGGACACACGACGACGCCTTCCCCGCCGACGCGCTTCGCCTCCTCCAGGACGTGGCTgccagccacacacagccctgccacctGCAACAGCCGCCCTTCTTCCCCGACACCCTCCTCCACAACAACCTCCAGCCGCACCAAGCCGCCGCCACCGCCCTACGCATCCTGCAGCACCTCTTCCACACCCTCAGCTCCAACAGCACCCGCCACCACTGGCCCAGCCAGCCTCGCAACCAGCTCCTCAACAAACTGCAGCACCACATCCACCACCTCGAGCAATGCCTCCCCGACAGGGCCATGCCCTTCAAAGCACCACGCAACCCGCTGCTCGCCATCAACAAGTACTTCAGGGACATCCACCTCTTCCTGCACGCCCACAACCACAGCGCCTGCGCCTGGGACCACGTCCGCCTCCAAGCTCGGGCCTCTTTACAGCACCTCCACAACCTCGCACGCACCATGCGCCGCTAG